One stretch of Zingiber officinale cultivar Zhangliang chromosome 6B, Zo_v1.1, whole genome shotgun sequence DNA includes these proteins:
- the LOC121990844 gene encoding uncharacterized protein LOC121990844, whose product MTTAVLRSQDCLRNRHHLDAFKSSPPLPVKHRRKKSPRPSPSSSLPSFYPVLPPKSCRCGSGPRARSPSSQAPKSGRSANAPLDPRRSTHMRTDGLGLEAKPRPRKPLVMQEIRILKRGEELKLGAFPTVAPRPGVDGSTLCSTVRLAQLLANKVSFVARASPYAGPAYFTASPAPSSLPFPSFFLKKADGISVNNELASRILKESVGVY is encoded by the coding sequence ATGACCACGGCGGTCCTCCGATCTCAGGATTGCCTGAGAAATCGCCACCATCTCGATGCCTTCAAATCATCCCCTCCGCTTCCCGTGAAACACCGCCGCAAGAAATCGCCAcggccttctccttcttcctctcttccatccttctACCCAGTTCTTCCTCCAAAATCTTGTCGGTGTGGATCTGGCCCCCGTGCTCGCTCTCCATCTTCTCAGGCTCCGAAATCAGGTAGATCAGCGAACGCGCCTCTCGATCCACGAAGATCGACGCATATGCGCACTGATGGGCTGGGCCTAGAAGCCAAGCCGCGCCCGCGGAAGCCTCTTGTGATGCAGGAAATAAGGATCTTGAAGCGAGGAGAGGAGCTGAAGCTGGGCGCGTTTCCTACCGTCGCTCCGAGGCCGGGGGTTGATGGTTCGACCCTTTGCTCTACGGTTCGGTTAGCTCAGCTCCTTGCAAATAAGGTTTCCTTCGTCGCTCGGGCGTCCCCGTACGCCGGGCCGGCGTACTTTACTGCATCCCCCGCTCCTAGTTCTCTCccttttccttcttttttccTAAAAAAGGCTGATGGTATCTCAGTCAACAACGAACTTGCTTCAAGGATCCTTAAGGAGAGCGTTGGAGTATACTAA